A stretch of the Rhinoderma darwinii isolate aRhiDar2 chromosome 3, aRhiDar2.hap1, whole genome shotgun sequence genome encodes the following:
- the LOC142750331 gene encoding histone H2A-like translates to MSERESLRGKRRATARSRTSRAGLKFPVRRIHRFLRKRNYGRRFSSDAPVFLAAVMEYMTAEILVGAGIAALRRNSCRITPRHLQLAMHRDVELDELLKNVIIAQGGIVPKIQAEPRWYVQINQRSPGI, encoded by the coding sequence atGTCAGAAAGAGAAAGTCTGAGAGGAAAGAGAAGAGCCACAGCCAGGAGCAGAACATCCAGGGCTGGCCTGAAGTTTCCAGTTCGCCGTATACACCGCTTTCTGAGGAAACGGAATTATGGCAGACGCTTCAGTTCTGATGCTCCAGTGTTCCTGGCCGCTGTGATGGAGTATATGACTGCAGAGATCCTGGTTGGCGCCGGCATCGCAGCCCTACGTCGTAATAGCTGCCGCATTACACCTCGTCACCTACAGCTGGCAATGCATCGAGATGTGGAGCTGGACGAGCTGCTTAAAAATGTCATCATAGCGCAGGGGGGCATCGTGCCTAAGATCCAGGCCGAGCCCCGCTGGTACGTCCAGATAAACCAACGCTCTCCAGGCATCTAA
- the LOC142750332 gene encoding histone H2A-like, whose protein sequence is MSERESLRGKRRATARSRTSRAGLKFPVGRIHRFLRKRNYGRRFSSDAPVFLAAVMEYMTAEILVGAGIAALRRNSCRITPRHLQLAMHRDVELDDLLKNVIIAQGGIVPKIQAEPRWYVQINQRSPGI, encoded by the coding sequence atGTCAGAAAGAGAAAGTCTGAGAGGAAAGAGAAGAGCCACAGCCAGGAGCAGAACATCCAGGGCTGGCCTGAAGTTTCCAGTTGGCCGTATACACCGCTTTCTGAGGAAACGGAATTATGGCAGACGCTTCAGTTCTGATGCTCCAGTGTTCCTGGCCGCTGTGATGGAGTATATGACTGCAGAGATCCTGGTTGGCGCCGGCATCGCAGCCCTACGTCGTAATAGCTGCCGCATTACACCTCGTCACCTACAGCTGGCAATGCATCGAGATGTGGAGCTGGACGATCTGCTTAAAAATGTCATCATAGCGCAGGGGGGCATCGTGCCTAAGATCCAGGCCGAGCCCCGCTGGTACGTCCAGATAAACCAACGCTCTCCAGGCATCTAA